In one Leptogranulimonas caecicola genomic region, the following are encoded:
- a CDS encoding ATP-dependent DNA helicase, translating into MAEKASEKRACADAEQQAAIDAILSGENVFLTGGAGCGKSFVIEEALRLLRKKRRNVVVCAPTGIAALNVGGTTVHRAFKLGLGVQGRGTRLRVREPISQADVIIIDEISMLRCDLFDAVSTIMRKVRPRPQLVVVGDFSQLPPVVAGDDEAHLKDEYGMLYHGPFAFQGRRWQEWDFHPFILRDHHRQADPSFLDALTAIRKGDPSACQWISQHACDEYIEGAPYIASTNRVVDRINSRRLSELSGKAHTFKARTTGSFGSVHPVDETITLKRGARVVCCKNDPDDAFVNGSIGTVIGFPADGQVRVELDGGDTVTVEAMKWSALDYEEDEEGGLREVEKGTYTQIPLRLAWAMTIHKTQGLTLDSMNLDPHCFEKGQLYVALSRVRSVSDLYLTCPIDPTWLMVDPEVRAFTRQVWNISQSWDPEAHAYKTQWREPEKKLGTATSTQRSVRNKESRERSKVSQPKAFGAGRTRPACKAKARTPHSD; encoded by the coding sequence GTGGCAGAGAAGGCTTCAGAAAAACGAGCCTGCGCAGATGCAGAGCAACAGGCTGCCATCGACGCCATCCTCTCAGGGGAAAACGTCTTTCTTACCGGCGGGGCCGGCTGCGGCAAATCCTTCGTGATTGAAGAAGCCTTGCGCCTCCTGCGCAAAAAGCGACGCAATGTTGTGGTGTGCGCTCCTACAGGCATCGCGGCGCTCAATGTTGGCGGCACTACAGTGCACAGGGCCTTTAAGCTGGGCCTTGGAGTACAGGGGCGCGGCACGCGCCTTAGGGTGAGAGAGCCCATCTCTCAAGCAGATGTAATCATTATTGATGAGATATCCATGCTGCGATGCGATCTTTTCGATGCGGTGTCCACCATCATGCGCAAAGTGCGCCCCAGGCCTCAATTGGTGGTGGTAGGCGATTTCTCCCAGCTGCCTCCGGTGGTTGCCGGCGATGACGAAGCTCATCTCAAAGATGAGTATGGCATGCTCTACCACGGTCCCTTTGCGTTCCAAGGGCGCCGCTGGCAAGAATGGGACTTTCATCCCTTTATCCTCAGGGATCATCACAGGCAAGCAGACCCTTCATTCTTGGATGCCCTTACCGCCATTCGCAAGGGAGACCCTTCCGCCTGCCAATGGATAAGCCAGCATGCCTGCGATGAGTATATTGAAGGAGCTCCTTACATCGCCTCTACCAATCGCGTGGTAGACAGGATCAATTCCCGGCGACTGAGCGAACTCTCCGGGAAAGCCCATACCTTCAAAGCGCGCACCACCGGCTCCTTTGGCTCGGTTCATCCAGTGGACGAGACCATCACTCTCAAGCGTGGGGCACGAGTGGTGTGTTGCAAGAACGACCCTGACGATGCCTTTGTAAACGGCTCCATAGGCACTGTGATTGGATTCCCTGCAGACGGTCAGGTGCGCGTGGAGCTTGATGGCGGAGACACCGTTACCGTCGAAGCGATGAAATGGAGCGCTCTGGACTACGAAGAGGATGAGGAAGGCGGCCTTCGAGAAGTTGAGAAGGGCACCTATACACAAATACCCTTGAGGCTGGCCTGGGCCATGACTATTCATAAGACCCAGGGGCTCACTCTGGATTCTATGAATCTCGACCCCCATTGTTTTGAGAAAGGCCAGCTCTACGTAGCCCTTTCAAGGGTGAGATCTGTGAGCGATCTCTATCTCACCTGTCCTATAGATCCCACTTGGCTCATGGTAGACCCCGAGGTGCGCGCTTTCACGCGCCAGGTGTGGAACATCTCACAAAGCTGGGACCCTGAGGCCCACGCTTATAAGACCCAATGGAGAGAACCCGAGAAAAAGCTTGGCACTGCCACCAGCACTCAAAGGAGTGTTCGCAACAAAGAGAGCCGTGAGCGCTCAAAAGTCTCTCAACCTAAAGCGTTTGGGGCTGGACGCACTAGGCCTGCGTGCAAAGCCAAGGCTCGAACACCACATAGCGATTAA
- a CDS encoding class I SAM-dependent methyltransferase: MDSAQAALASSLTAQFYEHEAASFSATRQQGWQGWELLLPYIAPLAKTRAAQGVPLRLIDLGCGNLRFETWLKGKLPQEAAFEALGVDRCLPLMAEGMGLEGVRTASFDLASLGPLPVEWQGNFDVAVCFGLIHHLPLASQRHALIERLSSLLAPGGVAAVACWRFMDDGRLSTKAQQVTLEARKRWPELVDSFGPKDWLLGWQGSTEVVRFCHHVDEEELDSLMGPVQERARFFADGSSGTLNRYVVFEPWLCTQA; encoded by the coding sequence GTGGATAGTGCCCAGGCGGCATTGGCATCTTCACTCACTGCGCAGTTTTACGAGCATGAGGCTGCAAGTTTCTCGGCTACACGCCAGCAAGGCTGGCAAGGTTGGGAGTTGCTGCTGCCTTATATTGCCCCTCTTGCCAAGACCCGTGCAGCCCAAGGAGTCCCGCTTCGTCTCATTGATTTAGGTTGCGGGAACTTGCGCTTTGAGACATGGCTCAAAGGGAAGTTGCCTCAAGAAGCGGCCTTTGAAGCGTTAGGGGTGGACAGATGTCTGCCGCTGATGGCAGAGGGGATGGGACTAGAGGGGGTGCGCACGGCTTCGTTCGACCTCGCTTCTCTCGGGCCGCTTCCAGTGGAGTGGCAGGGAAACTTTGATGTGGCGGTATGCTTTGGCCTTATACACCACCTTCCTCTTGCCTCTCAGAGGCATGCATTGATAGAGCGTCTAAGCTCCCTTTTGGCTCCGGGCGGGGTGGCGGCCGTTGCCTGCTGGCGCTTTATGGATGACGGACGTCTCTCCACAAAGGCGCAGCAGGTAACTCTAGAAGCTCGCAAAAGATGGCCAGAGTTGGTGGACAGCTTTGGGCCAAAAGATTGGCTGCTGGGATGGCAAGGGAGTACCGAGGTAGTCCGTTTTTGTCACCACGTAGATGAGGAAGAGCTCGATAGCCTTATGGGTCCAGTGCAGGAAAGAGCGCGCTTCTTTGCAGATGGGTCTTCTGGGACCCTTAATCGCTATGTGGTGTTCGAGCCTTGGCTTTGCACGCAGGCCTAG
- a CDS encoding elongator complex protein 3: protein MTLTYKERLEQALLELARQLSCQEGQLTEKELLRLIRQQNTGIVAPDAPVKKRALLPYYLHQDELHPGIWQKKGISEALEARIKEQLRAKPRRTASGVATVTVIAKPWPCSGNCRYCPNDLRMPKSYLADEPACQRAEQSFFDPFLQVSGRLRVLRDMGHHTDKVELIVLGGTWTDYPAPYRAWFVRELFRALNCAGSPEERTLAAERRKRYLDAGFSADPVGCQKRAADLQPQVDAGLLSYNEGWKRLWAEDEGWHELARAQTATLEEVEAQQQINEQARCRCVGLSFETQPTAISATSLEEMRRLGCTKVQIGVQSVDFQRRSASNRPISDASLEQAFGLLRLFGFKIHAHIMANLPGATPEQDKRDYLTLVTDRAFEPDEVKLYPCALIRGTALERDHAKGLWQPYSREELLDTLAQDVLVTPPFVRISRMIRDFSAQDIVAGSREANLRQTVEDTVNAYAKAKGMSVQEIRMREIAGEQPSADELSMSTYEYETLVSCERFISWTTLEGSIAGFLRLSLPHPQEAEAVLGSPDAMIREVHVYGRVSELGLKQPGAQHRGLGRTLVEEACRQAAEKGYPAIKVISAVGTREYYRGLGFKDAGLYQRRELQTGNLPA, encoded by the coding sequence ATGACACTCACCTATAAAGAGCGTTTGGAGCAAGCTCTCCTAGAGCTTGCCAGACAACTTTCTTGCCAAGAGGGCCAGCTTACCGAGAAGGAGCTTCTTAGGCTTATTAGACAGCAAAACACGGGAATTGTGGCGCCGGATGCTCCTGTGAAAAAGAGAGCGCTTCTCCCCTACTACCTGCACCAAGACGAGCTTCACCCCGGCATTTGGCAAAAGAAGGGCATCAGTGAAGCCTTGGAAGCGCGCATCAAGGAGCAACTTCGCGCCAAGCCTCGCAGAACCGCTTCTGGAGTAGCCACGGTCACCGTCATCGCAAAGCCTTGGCCCTGTTCTGGCAACTGTCGCTATTGCCCCAACGACTTGCGCATGCCAAAGAGCTATCTGGCTGACGAGCCCGCTTGCCAGCGAGCCGAACAATCATTCTTTGATCCTTTCTTGCAAGTCTCCGGAAGGCTGCGCGTACTTAGAGACATGGGCCATCACACCGACAAGGTGGAGCTTATCGTACTGGGTGGCACCTGGACAGACTACCCCGCCCCCTATCGCGCCTGGTTTGTGCGCGAGCTTTTTCGCGCCCTCAACTGCGCAGGTTCACCGGAAGAAAGGACGTTGGCGGCCGAGCGCCGGAAGCGCTACCTGGACGCGGGCTTCTCGGCAGATCCAGTAGGCTGTCAAAAGCGTGCAGCAGATCTGCAGCCGCAGGTAGATGCCGGTCTCCTCAGTTATAACGAAGGTTGGAAGCGCCTGTGGGCAGAAGATGAGGGTTGGCATGAGCTTGCGCGTGCGCAAACCGCCACCCTTGAAGAGGTCGAGGCCCAGCAGCAAATAAACGAGCAAGCACGTTGCCGCTGCGTGGGCCTCTCCTTCGAAACGCAGCCCACTGCCATTAGCGCGACCTCTCTCGAAGAGATGCGGCGGCTCGGCTGCACAAAAGTGCAGATTGGCGTGCAGTCGGTGGACTTCCAGCGCCGGAGCGCCAGCAATAGGCCCATATCCGATGCCTCACTTGAGCAGGCCTTTGGACTCTTGCGCCTCTTTGGCTTCAAGATCCACGCGCACATTATGGCGAACCTCCCAGGAGCCACTCCAGAACAAGACAAGCGCGACTACCTGACTCTTGTCACTGATCGCGCCTTCGAGCCAGACGAAGTCAAGCTCTACCCCTGCGCACTTATCCGAGGCACCGCCCTAGAGCGCGATCATGCAAAGGGCTTGTGGCAGCCCTATAGCCGAGAAGAGCTTTTGGATACTCTGGCCCAAGATGTGCTTGTCACGCCACCTTTTGTGCGCATCTCCCGCATGATCAGGGATTTTTCTGCCCAAGACATCGTGGCAGGCAGCCGCGAGGCCAATCTGCGACAGACAGTGGAAGATACCGTGAACGCCTATGCAAAGGCCAAAGGAATGTCTGTCCAAGAGATTCGCATGAGGGAGATCGCAGGAGAGCAACCATCGGCAGACGAGCTTTCCATGAGCACCTACGAATACGAGACGCTGGTTTCCTGCGAGCGCTTCATCTCATGGACCACCCTAGAAGGCTCTATCGCAGGCTTTCTGCGCCTCTCACTGCCCCACCCCCAGGAGGCTGAGGCTGTACTAGGCTCCCCCGACGCCATGATCCGCGAAGTACATGTATACGGCCGCGTTTCTGAGCTGGGGCTTAAACAACCAGGCGCCCAGCATCGAGGTCTAGGGCGCACTCTGGTGGAAGAAGCTTGTCGTCAAGCTGCCGAGAAGGGCTATCCCGCCATCAAGGTGATCTCTGCGGTAGGCACGCGTGAGTACTACCGAGGTCTTGGTTTTAAAGATGCGGGGCTCTATCAAAGAAGGGAACTTCAAACGGGTAATTTACCTGCTTGA
- the nagA gene encoding N-acetylglucosamine-6-phosphate deacetylase — protein sequence MSTFAIHANSFFLPSGPTGPGYLTVHDGVFGAFSTQMPANADRIDERDWVAPGLVDTHIHGFDGHDVMDLSPEGLDAIAAGLVRNGCTSFFPTTLTAPTERIAEACTIAAAHVNKPKTARVQGIYLEGPWFSEKYKGAQNPAYMGNPDIHVLEHWMECADGLTFKIALAPENDGASDFIAQATAMGAIVALGHSNATYEEARCAVDAGATVFVHTYNAMSPLHHREPGMVGAALTCPNVYDELICDGNHVNPVSVNVVMRARGKDQVCLITDCLAAGGMPEGDYEMEGLPIVVKDGQARLKEGGNLAGSIVGLCQCVKNVVDWGLVTPAEAVAMASIVPAKSVGIDDVCGAIKPGRDADLACFTSSMELEATYVGGEVAWSAL from the coding sequence ATGTCGACCTTTGCTATCCATGCCAACTCCTTCTTCCTCCCCTCTGGCCCAACCGGCCCTGGATATCTCACCGTTCATGACGGCGTCTTTGGCGCCTTTAGCACTCAGATGCCTGCCAACGCAGACCGCATCGACGAGCGCGATTGGGTGGCTCCTGGCCTGGTAGACACCCATATTCATGGCTTTGACGGCCATGATGTCATGGACCTCTCCCCTGAGGGACTCGACGCCATCGCCGCAGGCCTAGTGCGCAACGGCTGCACCAGCTTCTTCCCCACCACCCTTACCGCTCCCACTGAGCGCATCGCCGAGGCCTGCACTATCGCCGCCGCGCACGTGAACAAGCCCAAGACCGCCCGCGTGCAGGGAATCTATCTGGAAGGCCCCTGGTTCTCCGAGAAGTACAAAGGCGCTCAGAACCCCGCCTATATGGGAAACCCCGACATCCATGTGTTGGAGCACTGGATGGAGTGCGCCGACGGCCTTACCTTCAAGATCGCCCTGGCGCCAGAGAACGACGGCGCCTCCGACTTCATCGCTCAGGCCACCGCGATGGGTGCCATCGTGGCCCTGGGTCACTCCAACGCCACTTACGAGGAGGCTCGCTGCGCAGTGGATGCCGGAGCCACGGTCTTCGTGCACACCTATAACGCCATGAGCCCGTTGCACCACCGCGAGCCGGGCATGGTGGGCGCAGCCCTTACCTGCCCCAATGTCTATGACGAGCTTATTTGCGACGGCAACCACGTGAACCCGGTGTCTGTCAATGTGGTGATGCGCGCTCGTGGCAAAGACCAGGTTTGCCTCATTACCGACTGTTTGGCTGCTGGCGGCATGCCCGAGGGCGATTACGAGATGGAAGGTCTACCCATTGTGGTAAAGGATGGTCAGGCCCGCCTTAAGGAGGGCGGTAACCTGGCTGGCTCCATCGTGGGCCTGTGCCAGTGCGTGAAGAACGTGGTGGACTGGGGTCTGGTCACTCCTGCAGAGGCTGTGGCCATGGCCTCGATCGTTCCTGCCAAGAGCGTAGGCATCGATGATGTGTGCGGCGCCATCAAGCCCGGCCGCGACGCTGACCTCGCCTGCTTCACCAGCTCTATGGAGCTGGAAGCCACCTATGTGGGTGGCGAGGTGGCCTGGAGCGCGCTCTAA
- a CDS encoding helix-turn-helix transcriptional regulator: protein MNTSDFEVQDLRAYDADPLLGQRLAALRSQLHMDVNALAAASDVPADMIVAYESGAALPDPAAADDLAEALDVSVEQLMAGWRTPEEAEEPMVGPIAGRIRVLRASRALSREDLAQLCNVTLDQVDDWESGRWIPSREQVARICRVFGITRDRLMMNNALQLSQQLQQTLPRRERKPARPERPDLEEAAEDEAAPAEAEEAEVVEAEPEAEARPSRPGRRPRKDAAAEKNQPSHGEAAAEPEAPSEPPAAEKPEPSKPAKRTRRSRTKRAETQEPAAQTLPWDESAQAASEPNEGQTAMNLDESAAQAEETKPRKTHTRRPSSAKAAKPKAANKAEDAAAPAAQEAPASGGAPEADATTNAAALGERIKTLRKQRKMTQKDLAAAAGTSTGSISKWEAGAQPRAYILPRLAKALGVSVAELRG from the coding sequence ATGAACACTTCCGACTTCGAAGTGCAGGACCTGCGTGCCTACGACGCCGATCCCCTGCTGGGACAGCGCCTGGCCGCCCTGCGCTCCCAACTACATATGGACGTCAATGCGCTGGCAGCAGCCTCAGACGTCCCAGCCGACATGATCGTTGCCTACGAGTCCGGCGCCGCCCTGCCTGACCCTGCGGCTGCCGACGATCTGGCAGAGGCCTTAGACGTGTCGGTTGAGCAGCTTATGGCTGGCTGGCGCACCCCCGAGGAGGCCGAGGAGCCCATGGTAGGCCCCATCGCCGGCCGCATCCGGGTGCTGCGCGCCTCCCGCGCCCTCTCGCGCGAGGATTTGGCCCAGCTCTGCAACGTGACCTTGGACCAGGTGGATGACTGGGAGAGCGGCCGCTGGATCCCCTCCCGCGAGCAGGTGGCCCGCATCTGCCGCGTCTTTGGCATCACCCGCGACCGCCTCATGATGAACAACGCCCTCCAGCTCTCCCAGCAGCTGCAGCAAACCCTGCCGCGCCGGGAGCGCAAGCCGGCTCGCCCCGAGCGCCCAGACCTGGAAGAGGCCGCCGAGGACGAGGCGGCTCCCGCAGAGGCAGAAGAGGCAGAGGTCGTCGAGGCAGAGCCTGAGGCAGAGGCACGTCCTTCTCGGCCTGGCCGTCGTCCTCGCAAAGATGCCGCCGCCGAGAAAAACCAGCCTTCCCACGGCGAGGCTGCCGCTGAGCCTGAGGCGCCCTCTGAGCCTCCTGCTGCCGAGAAGCCCGAGCCTTCAAAACCTGCCAAGCGCACCCGCCGCTCGCGCACCAAGCGCGCCGAGACTCAAGAACCTGCAGCTCAAACGCTGCCCTGGGATGAGTCAGCGCAGGCTGCCTCAGAGCCCAACGAGGGCCAAACGGCCATGAACCTTGACGAGAGTGCGGCTCAGGCCGAGGAGACCAAGCCTCGCAAGACGCACACCCGACGTCCTAGCAGCGCCAAGGCCGCCAAGCCCAAGGCTGCCAACAAAGCCGAGGATGCTGCTGCCCCTGCCGCACAAGAAGCGCCGGCTTCTGGTGGAGCCCCAGAGGCCGATGCAACCACCAACGCCGCAGCCCTGGGCGAGCGCATCAAGACCCTGCGCAAGCAGCGCAAGATGACCCAAAAGGATCTGGCGGCAGCCGCCGGCACCTCCACCGGCTCGATCTCTAAATGGGAAGCCGGCGCCCAGCCGCGCGCCTACATACTGCCGCGCCTGGCAAAGGCGCTGGGAGTTTCGGTAGCGGAGCTTAGGGGCTAG